A window of Equus przewalskii isolate Varuska chromosome 6, EquPr2, whole genome shotgun sequence genomic DNA:
TGAAGTGCTTAACAAGCAGCTTTGTTTCGATTGTTCAGTGGGACAAGCAGCTCAGCTATCATTCTTAAAGTCATAAATGAGGcaaagaatgggaatttggagGGTCTTTGTCCAGGTAATAGGCAAACAAGGGGCATTTTTGAGTCTTATAGAACCATATGGAGAAGAGTAAGAGGATTTCCTTAACTATGGCTCTTGAAGAACCGGATGCACAGTCTCAGGTCAAAGTCAACTTGTCAAAAGGCATTTTTGCtatttcaaatggaaaattatgaaatatacaaataaaattcatCCAGACATCTGTAGCAGAAGGCCTTAGGTGACCCGTTGACTCATGCAGGAATTAAATAAGTGTTAGTACTTGTAAATCCTACATCACTAGGTGTAGTTTGAAAGtttaagtactttttttttttttaagaccagGATTTCAGCTGTACCGTAGTAAAAGGTTCCTAAAAGGGTTGAGGGCCCAGGGGGAAGGGGACTAATCTAACTTAATCAGCTCTAAATGAACACATTTACGGGTTTTATGTATATTATCCCATaagaagcagaatttttttttcttctataaggAATACGAGGGATTATACAAGTCAAAGTGACTGGCTGGAGCAAATTAATCTTTTCCTGTGTTAAAAGACAATTTTCCACAAAAATAGGGACAAGTAAAGTCATGACTTTCACGCAGATATAAAATTATGCTGTTTTAACCAGTTCAAATGACAATCAGGAACAGACTCAGTTGTCGATCTCCAATAgtgaaataaatgagcaaatggaGGCAAACTGTCTTCCCAGTGAGGCCAGGCATCAGCTGAACCCCCACCGGGAGGAGTTTACAGGGGGCACGAGAGTTGTGCTGCGCCGCTGTCAGTCGTCAATGGTAGTTGGTTGTAAAGtagctgaaaggcacagaaaGATTCAGAGCCCCCTGCAATGAGAGCAGGAGAACCCTGCAGTCTGTGCTCTCAGCAGTGCCGTCTCCCTCGGAGCAGGTGTTGCTCTCTGGGCCTGTTGGATCAGATCTACAGCTGCCCTCCCTGGTCATCTTCCCCAGCGTCAGGCCTCCTAGAAGGCAAGTACAGGTCTGCGTGTGTGTTTCTTACTCTTTTTGATATGCAGTATAAATATAGATGtgtagtaaatatatttttttgattgAATTGCCTGAAGCAGTGCATCTCAAACTGCAGTGTGCTTATGAATTACCTGGGGATCTtttttcaaatgcagattcttaTTCAGTGGGTCTGGAGCCCAGACCAAGACACTGCATTTCGAGCAAGTTCCCAGCTCCTGCCAGCACTGGTCCCTGGACAGTAAGTGGTAGTGCATTTCTGGCGGCTAATTAGAGAAGGTGTCAGATGGTGATTACAGAAGAACGTAGCACCGTGCATCAGGTTCAGGGAGCAACACGAAGCTGCCGGACTGCCGCTGCAAGAAAATAAGTCAACATCGTGTGCCACGTTGCCAGGACACGGGCGAAAGTGAGCGGAGGAAACAGTTGCTAGGAAACAGATCCAAAGGCTTTCCAGCAGAATTGGAGCTTCCGGGAGGAGGACAGAAAGGAGGACACTGGGGGAGACAAAGgggaggagcagctggagagTGTCATTTTTAGGAGGCCGGCGGTCGCCTTGCAGGATTGCTGCCGGAAGTGCTGTGCCCCGGAGCCGCCCGCCTGCGCCGCAGCCTCGCGGGTGGGGAGCCCACCGGCCCAGACTTGCGGCGGGAAACCGCGTCCGCACGTGTGCACGCTGTGACCACGACGTTTCACTCGAGTGAGTGCGACCAGGGTGCCGTTGAGTGTTAATCAGTGTGTAAATTTAGTTTCTACTGCAACTGGCAGTTTCTCTCCTGTCGGACAGGATAGGTTCATTTTAAACGGAGCAGGTCCGGCCATTTGGTCACAGGGAGCTCAGGCTTCCTTTAATAGCAGGTGAGGGGGAGCATGTGACACTGGCACCGAAGAAAGCTGTCTGCTTACTGGAAGATGCCCAAAAGTGTAACGTAAATGAGGTGGTgagaattagaaatagaaatacagcaTGCCCAGTTACAtctgaatttcagacaaacagtGAATTGCTTTCTAGCAATATTTGGcacataattaaaatgaaaattattttgtaccttatctaaaattcaaatgtaactgggcatcctgtattttacctGGCGACTCCAGGAGCAAATAATTCTAACTTCACACTGACACCTGAGGGATGGCTGCTTAGAAAATAGTATGTGTGCAGGCAGCTTAATTCCTTCAAGTGTTCCTCCCAAAATTATAGTACTCAGAAGTGTACAGGAACTCCAAATGTTTGGAGGCCACTGTTTACCAGAAGGGGATGTTTTCAAAGACTGATAGGGGCATGGCTCTCTTGAAGCAAAAAATTCAGCTCTACGCTCTCCAGCTAAGAGTCCAGGTCCATCGTAGTTTAAGGTTAATAAAAGAATTGATACTGTTGTGGAAGATGTCCAAGCAAATACTTACCAGGAAAATTGGTTTAATAGGAGTTAATCAGTTGTGTTTCCAAGAGAGTCTAAGATCACTTAGAAGGAGGTATTCAACTTCAGCGGCACAACTTGCAGAGTCTGCTAATAAACTCTTGTGAGCTGTGTAGTAATTTAGCcaaaattgaaggaaaataaaggaacagaAGGCCCCGTAGCCAGGGGAAAGAGTTCCCTAATGGGTAAAAATGTTACTGTGGACAGACAGGATTTCCAAAATAAGTTTCCTGAGTCACAAAATACTTTTCCTATCAAATATGGTCAGGGTAGCTCGAGTCTTTGACTGCTAAGAGCTAGTTTTATGTCCTACCCTATTATAGATGAGTGGCTTCAAACTGGTGACAGTTACCTACAAATCGAAGGAATCTGTGGCTTTAATGAGACACTAAGCATTAGCAGTTTCCCTAAGGTGCTGGACGATGCTCATCGGGTTTCCTTCTTTGTACTGACTGTTAAGAAAGGTCAGAGCCAGATGTGCATCCCGTGTCTGCTACGGTGCAGCGCAGCATAGCTGGTGGTGTGGCGTAACCGTATCTCtggcttcctctttctccactccCTAATTCATTTTAACCcacttttctgtttaaagaaatgtaattattTGTATCATACAGACCATTTTATGTGATGCGACTGGGACCTATACTTGGCAGTTAAGTTTTAAAAGTTGATTAATAtagaataaaagaagataaatatactCTGTTTTAAtcagctttaaaaattttacattaaaatgttctttttttacactttaaattgtatttttttcaacttttttaacTTAGTATGttaattaaacataaatatatgtatttattcatcattttttgtCATGTGAGACCAGAGTCTTGTCTTTGCATATGATTCTACTGTTGACAGTTTCTCTCTGCAGAAAACACCTCAGAAAGCGCCTTAGATTTCTAACCAGTTTTTAAACGTAGAGCAAAACTTGTAAAAACCCTTGCAAGATTGCGGAATCCTAGATTTTTTAATACCTTGCCACCACCAGATTTCAATGGTCCACGTCTGTTTTCAACAGCAGTTTTTCTCCTAGTGATTGCAGTTTTTTTAATCTCCTGTTAAGAATTCAACtaagtttttgtgtttgttttcagaaatatttaatcatgaaaaattccaaataggAAGTATGGAAAGTAATGAAACGCTTGTGTACATGCCACCAAGCCTTATCTTCTGTAAATATCTCCCAAAAAAGTGCCTTCCTCCTCAGAGGCAGGCGCACATTGGGATTTCTTACTCTCATGTAGATTTTAGTATGTATTCGTATTTTCATCCATAGACTAGATActattctgtgtgtttttttccatAAATGATATACTATTTATCCTTTTGCGACTTTTTTCACCTAAGATTGtctttgagatttatccatgttaatACATATAATTCACACAGTTTAATTCATCTTAGCTGTCCTGTAGGAGTCCCCGAATGAGTAACCCACAATTTCTTATCCTTTACaattaggttatttccagttttttactgTCAAAAGCAGTgaatgctggggccagcctgatagtgcagcagttaagttcgtgcgctccacttccatgacccagggtttgcaggttcagatcccaggtgcagacctacgcaccacttgtcaagccatgctgtgacaggaatcccacgtataaagtagagaaagatgggcatggatgttagctaagggctaatggtcctaaaaattagaaaaaagcagTGTTTGCTGGAAGTCCTTGCTTATGACTTGTGCTCATAGGGGACATAATTTCTCTAGCACAGACACCTAGAACTGAAAGTGCAAGGTTCTAGGGTGTGCACTTCTTCACTTTTGAGAGAAATTGCCAAAGACATTCTAAAGGAGTTGCAacaatttgcattcctaccaataCATAAGAAGCATGTTAAGAGTTGGCCACATTTTAGCCAGCACTagtttatcagatttttttaatttttgagaaaatgtctgagaaatgatatttaatttacattttcctgataacTGTGGGGTTGAACATCTTTGATCTGTTTATTGGCTTTTTTGTTCGCTTCCTCGGTGAATTTCCTGTTTATATTGATTTAGTTTTCTAATGGGTTCTTTGTCATTTTCTAGCTGATTTGTAGAAGTCAggattttttacatatatttgggATAATAATCCTAACAACAGCCTTCAAGTGTGCTCTTTTTTCTCTAGAGTTatacagaaatgtttaattttgccGTATAATCAAATGAATCCGTCTTTTCCTTTGATATGTGCTTTCCTGTCTGAGAAATTCTTCTCCGTCCCTGTGTCACACTCTTCTATGTGttcttgtaaacatttttatgggttttttcattttagttctttGCTCCTTCTGGAATTGAGTCTTTGTGAGAAAGAGATCATATTCTGTCCTTTTCCATATGGTTAGCTGGTATCCAAGCATCTTTCATTAAATCCTTTTCCCATTAATGTGTAACACCCATTGATTTATAACAACACGTTACACACCGAGCCCCCATCTTTTCATGGATCTGTTTGTCCATGTtataccaataccacactgttttaatacTAATAgctttatagaaaataaatgtctggttTTCTCCCAAGATTATCTTGGTTTTCTTGGACCTTTACTCTTCCACGTAAACCAGCTTGCTAGCCTCCGAGGGGAGTGGTTGGAATGCCTTGGGGGGATTTTGATTGGAGTAGAATTGAACTCATAAATAAATTCCTGGAGTGTTGGCATATTACTGTAGTCAGACTCCCCATGATATATTTCCATGTTTATTTTGATAGCAGGTGTTCTTGTGGAATTCTAGCTTTAAGAGAATGCTTCTAATGTTCTAGGATTAAATTTCATAACGTTTATTCTAGGCTTTTGGTAAATACTTTTCTATTGCTTGCTTGCtaagggttttctttcttttaaacaggcattgaattttatcaagtgGTTTTTCAGTTTCCCAGATAAAAAGTGCAGCTCAAATCTGACTCTGCTCTTTCTCTAGGGCGACCAGCATATGACCTAACAGAGAGCTCTCAAGACCAAATCAAGCAGAAGTTGGCTAGAATCAAAAATGATGGATCCGTGTTCCGTGGGAGTCCAGCTCCGTACCACGAATGAGTGCCATAAAACCTACTATACTCGTCACACAGGTTTCAAGACTTTGCAGGAATTGTCGTCAAATGATATGCTTTTACTTCAGCTTAGAACTGGAATGACACTTTCTGGGAACAATACAATTTGCTTCCATCATGCAAAAATCTACATTGACAGATTTGAGGATTTGCAGAAGTCATGTTGTGACCCATTTAACATCCACAAAAAACTAGCCAAAAAGAATTTGCATGTAATTGACTTAGATGATGCCACTTTTCTGAGTGCGAAATTTGGTAGACAGCTTGTGCCCGGTTGGAAGCTCTGTCCGAAGTGCACACAGATAATCAACGGAAGTGTGGATGTCGACTCTGAAGACCGGCAAAGGAGAAAGCCTGACTCAGACGTATGTAGAGTAGTCATTTTTTCTGCTGTGTTATTTCTGCAGTGTGGGGTTGTTTAGCTATAAGGAAATCACatctactttattctttattatactAATTAGCATGCAGTAAAGATAAAGTTAGGGAAGTGAAAATAAATGGTCTTTCTAAATATTTCCGTATACCCAGATTGGATAATAAAGAAGATAGGTTTGGGAAAGGAGTAACATAATATGCCTGAGACTCTTGAGCTACGAATCCTAGTGCTAAGACAGTAAGAGTAACCTTTAGAATGTTCTGGCAAAGCCGGGACTTAACTGTCTTAGTTTCTCTTCTGATACCAAAGTAACTCAGTGGGACATGCCAGCCAGCTACGGTCTATAAAGCAGGATCAATTTCCCTTTTTATGAAGAACTTGAAAATTAGTGATTTAAAAGGAACGTCAGAGAAGCGACTTGCAGTAACTATTTcagcctttctttcttctttggcacTGTCCCATTCTTGTTGGGGTTTTTAAGATGCTCATGAGCTTCCTTTGCTTCTAGCTCTGAATTCTTGCTTGGTATGGTCAAGGCTAATTTTAGGCCTCCTTGTGGTCAAAAAGCAGGCATTGTTACATtgtaagtattaaatattttataactctttCGTATTCACAGAGCGTCAGTCAGATTATGTAACCGTATCAGAACAGCTGAAGATTTCATAATGCTGTCTTTGGTGTAGAATAAGGGCAAGTGTGTCATAGGAGCACTTCTCAAAACTTCTGTTTATAACTGATTTATAATTCTTGCTGCTGggatatttttcttgattttctccttttcattatattaataaacctaattaaaatactaattatatgtagtgcttttctttttttgtgtgtgtgtgaggaagattcgccctgagctaacatctgttggcagtcctctttttttggcttgaagaagACTAGCTATGAGCTAACAGCTATGCCAgttttactctattttgtatgtgggtcacccccacagcatggctaagTGGAGTAGGTcagctcccaggatccaaacctttgaagcagggccaccgaagcagagcacatggaactttaaccacatGGCTGTGGGTTGGCCCCATATAGTGCTTTCCTTTTGCACTCCCCTCAGAGGCAGATCTCCAGGGTCCAGAGTTACCTTGAGGTCCCCAAGGTGCTTGCTTCTGTCACTGTAGatgtctttttcactttatttatctGTTGCTCTCATGAAATGTATCACATAAAGTTTTCTCCCCCAAGTAATGAACTTAAATCCTTAACCATCAAAACTTTATTTtaccaaagcttttttttttcttttgcagattagccctgagctaacatctgctgccaatccccctctttttgctgaggaagactggccctgagctaacatccatgcccatcttcctctactttatatgtaggacacctgccacagcatggcgtgccaagcggtgccatgtccgcacctgggattcgaaccagttaaccccgggccgccgaagcggaacatgcaaacttaaccactgtgccaccaggctggcccctgccaaagctttttaaaagactGTAATACTCTTTCAGAACTTGGAACCATattacttctgtttttaaaaacatacgtAATAATAATAGAACGTTTTCTTAAGGACTCAGGGCCACTGTTGGGAACGTCAGTCGCGTGCCAGCGGGTGGATGCGGCTTTTCTGCTTCCTCGCCACGTTGGCTGTTTCCACGCGTCCCCCGCCCAACGTGCCAGAGACTGAACCTAGATCCTGAAAGTGGTGTAGGGAAGTTGACCCGTACGCTTTGAGTTTGGTCCAGACCCTGTAAGTTTCGTTGCACTTGTGCTCTAGAaccttttttgtctgttttgtgggTTCCAGACTGTCTTCCGGGTTAAGGAATAGTCTGGATCCACATCCAGTGAAGTGCTAATCTGCCTGTGGTCTGACGTCGAGACTGAGTTGATGATTTTGTGCCTTTATTCAGGGAAGAACTGCTAAGGCTTTGAGGTCGCTGCAGTTTGCAAACCCAGGAAAGCAGACGGAGCTCGCCCCAGAGACtggcaaaagagagaaaagaaggctcACAAAGAACGCGCCCGCCGGCTCAGACAGGTAGGCCCTGCTTACGTAAGGCACACGCTGACTTGCTGCTTCCTGTCTCCTTTGCCCGTCTTTCTCTGACGTGTTGAATTTTCTgggtgaatattttaaattggatAATCTGAAATTGGTAAAACCTCTGAGGGCCTCATGAAATTAAGGCATCCCTTTGAACTCTAAAAATTTGTTTCTAAGAAAGTATCAGTAAAGTGAACAAGAAAATAACTTTTggcatgaaaattaaaatttagtacTTAGAATTAAAGTAATTCACTTTTTTGAAAAGCATCAATACTATGTAATTGGTGTGTCTCTGCTCTTTGACAGCTAAAAAGTGAGGGTTATTAGAATGCGgggttgctttttattttttacatgtgTGAAATAGAAACAGTTATGgtacaatcaacagaatgaacgAGGAAACTAAATTGTTTAGaatatgacattttaaattgaccatttgtaaaatgtaaactGACAAAGCTTAGTGTAATCATTCAGAATATTCTAGCTATGCCATTTATTCCATCTGTCATTTATTCCATTGAGTCATTCAAGTGTTTTTAGGCCAGATTTGCTAGAGTCCATTAAAGAACAAGAGACAGATTGAttacaatataaaaatcaatagggTGGTATACCGTCCTCAAAATAAAACTGTTCACAAAGCAGTGAAGAGACTAACCGCCCGTGAAACGCGGCGTACTGACCAGCCAGCCTCGGCTGAACGCGCTTCCGAGTGGACCCGAGAGCAGACCCTGCTTCCCGGGTTGGTCTCGGAGCTTCAGTGAGGGCTCTGTCTGCCCACGTGGCGCGCGTGTCCTCCTAACTAGAGCAGCCTTGTGTCTGGAAGTTACATAGCCGTTTGGCAGGACTTCAGCCTTCATTCAATTAAGGACACTTCGTCTCCTTAAATTGCTTTCATTACCTCGTCTTTGGTTTGGAAATGGTGTACTTTTGAGGTGTGGCTCACTTGTATCTTGCTGTCCAGACAGGTGATACCAGCGAAGAGCAAGGTCTACGACGGCCAGGGCCTGCTGATCCTCAGCGGCATGGACCTCTGCGACTGCCTGGACGAGGACTGCCTCGGCTGCTTCTACGCCTGTCCCGCCTGCGGCTCCACCAAGTGCGGCGCCGAGTGCCGCTGCGACCGCAAGTGGCTGTATGAGCAGATCGAGATTGAAGGAGGGGAGATCATTCATAACAAACACGCTGGCTAATCTGTGGCATCAAGTTACGGATCTTTGCAGGCCCTTCTCTGGTTCTAAAATTCTTCCATTCTCAGCTACATTTTGAAGTTGATTGCCCAGTGACAGAAATTCGAAGACGCTGCATGCCTCAGCGTGCGTTCGTTGCGTTTGGGGGCTTTAGCCTTCATTATTGGATGTGAATTCAGGTGGGCCCTTCCTCAGCAGTCAGCCCTAAGCCTGTCAGGGTCAATGTAAAAAGTAGGCTCTAGGCATTCCTCAGTTTGCACAGTTCCCCGTCCACAAGTCTCGATGGCAGTGATTTAGGTAAATGACACCAGTGCCCTGAGAGCACAGTTCGAGTCTCAGCCACCACAGTGTATGGACTGTAATTACGTGACGTGCAAACCCCCTGCGGGCTCTTCCGTGTGCCGGTCACTGTGTGAGTAGCAGATGTGCTTCAGGACCGGGACCAGTCCCGTCCTCCTCTCAGACTCTACCGGTGATGGGCCGCACGTCTGCTACTCAGCGTATTCCCAGACAGCAAAGCACAGAGTGTGTTGTCTCTTTGTCACCCATGTGACATTTTACAAAAGTAGATAAAACCTGGCCAAGAAATAtgaaagtgcagcaaagaaatgaaaaatgatagcGCCAGAAGGGAGATTTGACCAAAACTGGAGGTGCGGAAGAAATCGCTGACATGGGGCTTTGGCCCTGCTGTCCTAGAGGCCCTGGCAGGGCAGCAGGGGGCTCAGGGAAGGCAGACTCACCAGCGGAAGGAGGGGAGTGGTGGTGATGAAAAGGGTGAGCATGTCCCAGAGGCCGTGAGGGTGAGACCCCCACATTAGAGGGGTCGCAGAAATGTCGCAGGCCTTGGTGGAAGCTCATCCAGAGATAAAGGAGCATGACAGTTGGCCATGGTACAGAAAAGACGCTATGCATTGTAGGTTATTTCACCAAAACAGAAGGCAAGTACTGTTCAAACTAGTCTTGATTAGCTTtttacaatgagatagcactctAAATTCTCAGTGATTCTAATGTTTTAAGTTATGTTGTCCTAAAATACCTTTTAcaattttttcagtttcttttacatttataacTGACAATAAGAGTTTTTAATATTtggacagatttttaaaactcacaGAACAATCATAATTTTCCCCATTGAAGGTTAAGATTGCTGTGAATGGCCTTTTTTGTGGTCGCACGCTGCCCTGTAAGGAAGATGGCCTGTGGCTGAGAACAGTACCCACTTCCGGGAAAATTAATTTTGACGCAGCTAAGTGGTTGAGTGTTAAACTATTTTGGGGATAATCTACATATCAAAGCGCTAAAATATATCAATTCTCCCCACttactcttcaaaaataaatattttaatactgtaaacctttttcattgtttctaacATGTATTCTTGGTGAAAATTTGTTCTTGGTGGTAAAAATCTTACTCTTTCTCTAtataaagcacagatatacacacaATACATACACAGATATACATTGTATCTGTGATACTGAAATTTTATAAAGTGTTGATTAGGATTAAAAGGACTAAATAAAGCTCCTTATGggaggaataaattttttttaaaaggttgagaAGCAGTAGCTGAGACAGTATCAGTTATCTGGAAGTTGAATCTTGACATTGGAGTTTGTACGGGTGCCGTTAGGAGGGTGGGGCCAAATGATCGCTTCT
This region includes:
- the ARL14EP gene encoding ARL14 effector protein is translated as MMDPCSVGVQLRTTNECHKTYYTRHTGFKTLQELSSNDMLLLQLRTGMTLSGNNTICFHHAKIYIDRFEDLQKSCCDPFNIHKKLAKKNLHVIDLDDATFLSAKFGRQLVPGWKLCPKCTQIINGSVDVDSEDRQRRKPDSDGRTAKALRSLQFANPGKQTELAPETGKREKRRLTKNAPAGSDRQVIPAKSKVYDGQGLLILSGMDLCDCLDEDCLGCFYACPACGSTKCGAECRCDRKWLYEQIEIEGGEIIHNKHAG